A single region of the Bacteroidia bacterium genome encodes:
- a CDS encoding VUT family protein translates to MKKTRKGVLTPKRSGWFTVITAISVIGTMMAGILTTYLSGPVNGSGGWIQASAGLISFALIYVTSDIISEIYGYRASRLVAFINMGASILLTILMALAWGFSTFIADFNNLAVNTAPFGEPATYESVGLMQFMAQKFFGVGEGNIPAAGPIILLWGWVVAMLGDWVNDLVFKHMKQRDGNGSFFKRSFLSSVVGQLIDVIVFVPVLVAFAITPFAWQNGSFLLTVGIMAVWQLVFKLGVEIIVYPVALLLKKQMHFIEGDESYETSSSNHILG, encoded by the coding sequence ATGAAAAAGACAAGAAAAGGAGTTTTGACTCCAAAACGTTCCGGCTGGTTCACAGTAATAACCGCAATTTCGGTAATCGGAACAATGATGGCTGGTATCCTTACTACCTACTTATCAGGACCAGTAAATGGGTCCGGGGGCTGGATACAAGCTTCCGCCGGCCTGATAAGTTTCGCACTCATTTACGTAACAAGCGATATCATATCTGAAATATACGGGTACCGCGCGTCGCGATTAGTTGCTTTCATTAATATGGGAGCAAGCATACTATTAACGATACTTATGGCACTCGCGTGGGGATTTAGCACATTTATCGCTGATTTTAATAACTTGGCAGTAAATACTGCACCATTCGGTGAGCCTGCGACTTATGAAAGCGTAGGGCTCATGCAATTTATGGCGCAAAAGTTCTTCGGGGTAGGAGAAGGTAATATTCCGGCAGCTGGTCCAATTATATTATTATGGGGCTGGGTTGTAGCAATGTTAGGTGACTGGGTAAATGATTTAGTATTCAAGCACATGAAACAACGCGATGGTAATGGCAGTTTCTTTAAACGCTCATTTTTATCGAGCGTTGTAGGACAGCTTATTGATGTTATCGTATTTGTACCAGTATTGGTAGCTTTTGCAATTACGCCGTTTGCTTGGCAAAACGGATCATTCTTACTAACAGTGGGGATCATGGCAGTATGGCAACTGGTATTTAAATTAGGTGTTGAAATTATCGTCTACCCAGTAGCATTATTATTAAAGAAACAAATGCATTTTATCGAAGGTGACGAAAGTTACGAAACAAGCTCAAGTAATCATATTTTAGGTTAA